A portion of the Fusobacterium nucleatum genome contains these proteins:
- a CDS encoding glutathione peroxidase, with protein sequence MKIYDFKVKNRKGEDISLENYKGKVLLIVNTATRCGFTPQYDELEALYSKYNKDGFEVLDFPCNQFGNQAPESNEEIHTFCQLNYKVKFDQFAKVEVNGENAIPLFKYLKEEKGFAGFDSKHKLTSVLTEMLSKNDPDFAKKSDIKWNFTKFLVDKSGNVVARFEPTTSAEVIEQEIKKLLEV encoded by the coding sequence ATGAAAATTTATGATTTTAAAGTAAAAAATAGAAAAGGTGAAGATATTTCTTTAGAAAATTATAAAGGAAAAGTTTTATTAATTGTTAATACTGCAACTAGATGTGGATTTACACCTCAATATGATGAGTTAGAAGCTTTATATTCAAAATATAATAAAGATGGTTTTGAAGTTTTAGATTTTCCTTGTAATCAATTTGGTAATCAAGCACCAGAAAGTAATGAAGAAATCCATACTTTTTGCCAATTAAATTACAAAGTTAAATTTGACCAATTTGCAAAAGTTGAAGTTAATGGAGAAAATGCTATACCACTTTTTAAATACTTAAAAGAAGAAAAAGGTTTTGCTGGCTTTGATTCTAAACATAAACTAACTTCTGTATTGACAGAAATGCTTTCAAAAAATGATCCAGATTTTGCTAAAAAATCTGATATAAAATGGAATTTTACTAAATTTTTAGTGGATAAATCTGGAAATGTTGTAGCAAGATTTGAACCTACTACAAGTGCAGAAGTGATAGAACAAGAAATAAAAAAATTATTAGAAGTATAA
- a CDS encoding energy-coupling factor transporter transmembrane component T family protein — MNIILGEYIKKESILHQLDPRTKIIGSFSLILSFLFINTFIGYIITGILAFTLILLSKIPLKEFLKSLKYLLYILIFSSIFHILSHQDGKLLLQLGKFSIYDSGLFSALKIIFRIVFLLIFSSLLTLTTKPLDIALGLETLLSPLKKIGLPIQDFSLMISITLRFIPTILQEANTIKMAQQARGESFEGKNPFKKLYQYSLILLPLLVSVIQKVENITLAMEARAFHCGLERTNFYQLKFQKRDYIAGFFILLIIFLFLVLSLLHL; from the coding sequence GTGAATATAATATTAGGAGAGTATATAAAAAAAGAAAGTATATTACATCAACTAGACCCAAGAACTAAAATTATTGGGAGTTTTTCACTTATACTTTCTTTTTTATTTATTAATACCTTTATAGGCTATATCATCACTGGAATTTTAGCTTTTACACTTATTTTACTTTCTAAAATTCCCTTAAAAGAGTTTTTAAAAAGTCTAAAATACCTTTTATATATCCTAATATTTTCATCTATTTTTCATATTTTATCCCATCAAGATGGAAAATTATTACTTCAACTTGGTAAATTCTCTATCTATGATAGTGGACTTTTTTCAGCTTTAAAAATAATTTTTAGAATAGTTTTTCTTTTGATATTCTCTTCATTATTAACATTAACAACAAAGCCTTTAGATATTGCTTTAGGTTTGGAAACTCTACTAAGTCCTTTAAAGAAAATTGGTTTGCCTATTCAAGATTTTTCTCTTATGATTAGTATTACCTTGAGATTTATCCCTACAATCTTACAAGAGGCTAATACAATTAAAATGGCACAACAAGCAAGAGGAGAAAGTTTTGAAGGAAAAAATCCTTTTAAAAAACTATATCAATATAGCTTAATTCTTCTCCCACTTTTAGTTTCTGTTATACAAAAGGTTGAAAATATAACTTTGGCTATGGAAGCAAGAGCCTTTCATTGTGGATTAGAAAGAACTAACTTCTATCAGTTAAAATTTCAAAAAAGAGATTATATAGCTGGATTTTTTATACTTCTAATAATTTTTTTATTTCTTGTTCTATCACTTCTGCACTTGTAG
- a CDS encoding ATP-binding cassette domain-containing protein, with amino-acid sequence MKISLKNLGYEYPTFENNKNGIYDVSLEIDSHKRIAIVGHTGSGKSTLLKLIKGLLKKQTGEININGKIEDIGYIFQYPEHQIFETTIFKDISYGLKRLKLNEKEVLERVEKILELVGLDKDCLHHSTLNLSGGEKRRVALAGVLIMQPQLLLLDEATVGLDLNGKEQLFKILLDWQKEENKSFLFITHDMNDVSEYAEEVIVMDKGKLLYHTNPSELFEKYSDELESLGLELPECISFFNKLNQKLKNPIKISGDIKEESILKVIEEKIK; translated from the coding sequence ATGAAAATATCTCTTAAAAATCTTGGATATGAATATCCTACCTTTGAAAACAATAAAAATGGAATATATGATGTTTCCTTAGAAATAGATAGTCATAAAAGAATAGCAATTGTTGGACATACAGGTTCTGGCAAATCTACTCTTTTAAAGTTAATTAAAGGACTTTTAAAAAAGCAAACTGGAGAAATCAATATTAATGGAAAAATTGAAGATATTGGCTATATCTTTCAATATCCAGAACATCAGATTTTTGAGACTACAATTTTTAAAGATATTTCTTATGGCTTAAAAAGGTTAAAATTAAATGAAAAAGAAGTTTTAGAAAGAGTTGAAAAAATTTTAGAACTTGTGGGCTTAGATAAAGATTGTCTTCATCATTCTACTTTAAATTTAAGTGGTGGAGAGAAAAGGAGAGTTGCTTTGGCAGGAGTTTTGATTATGCAACCTCAACTTTTACTCTTAGATGAAGCTACTGTTGGTTTAGATCTAAATGGAAAAGAACAACTTTTTAAAATTCTTTTAGATTGGCAAAAAGAAGAAAATAAATCTTTTCTATTTATTACTCATGATATGAATGATGTTTCAGAATATGCTGAAGAAGTCATTGTTATGGATAAAGGAAAATTATTATACCATACAAACCCTTCTGAATTATTTGAAAAATATAGTGATGAATTAGAAAGTTTAGGCTTGGAGCTTCCCGAATGTATTAGTTTTTTTAATAAATTAAATCAAAAATTAAAAAATCCTATAAAAATTAGTGGAGATATAAAGGAAGAAAGTATTTTAAAAGTTATTGAGGAGAAAATAAAATAA
- a CDS encoding ATP-binding cassette domain-containing protein, with product MIQVENLSFSYQNNKVFKNLSFSIKKGEYLCIIGKNGSGKSTLAKLLAGLIFKQEGSIKISGYDTKNQKDLLEIRKLVGIIFQNPENQIINTTVFDEVVFGLENLATPRENIKEIAENSLKSVALLEYKDRLTYQLSGGEKQRLAIASVLAMGTEILIFDEAISMLDPVGKKEVLKLMKELNSQGKTIIHITHNRNDILEASEVMVLSNGEIKYQGNPYKIFEDDEFNPFLIKIKNILEKNNIKIDDKNINMEDLVRLVYENIS from the coding sequence ATGATACAAGTAGAAAATCTTTCTTTTTCATATCAAAATAATAAAGTTTTTAAAAATCTCTCTTTTTCTATTAAAAAGGGAGAATATCTTTGTATTATTGGGAAAAATGGTTCTGGAAAATCTACTCTTGCCAAGTTATTAGCAGGACTTATTTTTAAACAAGAAGGAAGTATTAAAATTTCTGGCTATGATACAAAAAATCAAAAAGATTTATTGGAAATAAGAAAATTAGTGGGTATAATATTTCAAAATCCAGAAAATCAAATTATAAACACTACTGTATTCGATGAAGTAGTTTTTGGCTTAGAAAACCTTGCTACACCTAGAGAAAATATAAAAGAGATTGCAGAAAATTCTTTAAAATCTGTTGCTTTACTTGAATATAAAGATAGATTGACTTATCAGTTATCTGGTGGAGAAAAACAAAGACTTGCTATTGCAAGTGTTTTAGCTATGGGAACTGAGATTTTAATTTTTGATGAAGCTATTTCTATGCTTGACCCTGTTGGTAAAAAAGAAGTTTTAAAACTTATGAAAGAATTAAATTCTCAAGGAAAAACTATTATTCATATCACACACAATAGAAATGATATTTTAGAAGCATCAGAAGTTATGGTTTTATCTAATGGAGAAATAAAATATCAAGGCAACCCTTATAAAATTTTTGAAGATGATGAATTCAATCCTTTTCTTATAAAAATAAAAAATATTTTAGAAAAAAATAATATTAAGATAGATGATAAAAATATTAATATGGAAGATTTAGTGAGGTTAGTCTATGAAAATATCTCTTAA
- a CDS encoding biotin transporter BioY, with protein sequence MKIKNMLYAAMFAAIVAVLGLMPPIPLPFIPVPITLQTMGVMLAGSFLGKRLGFVSMLLIVVIVLLGVPILSGGRGGMAVLAGPTGGFFIVWPFAAFLIGFLVEKSWKNINIAKYIVANIIGGIVLVYLVGAIYLSYITKMPIDKAFLATMAFIPGDILKAIVVSVLCYKLKEISPINEVIR encoded by the coding sequence ATGAAAATTAAAAATATGCTTTATGCAGCAATGTTTGCAGCTATTGTTGCAGTTTTAGGTTTAATGCCACCAATTCCTTTACCTTTTATTCCGGTTCCAATAACTTTACAAACAATGGGAGTAATGCTTGCAGGAAGTTTTTTAGGTAAAAGATTAGGTTTTGTAAGTATGCTATTAATTGTTGTAATTGTTTTATTAGGAGTACCTATTTTATCAGGTGGTAGAGGTGGAATGGCTGTTCTTGCTGGACCAACAGGAGGCTTTTTTATAGTATGGCCTTTTGCAGCATTTTTAATAGGTTTCTTAGTGGAAAAATCTTGGAAAAATATCAACATAGCAAAATATATAGTAGCAAACATTATTGGTGGAATAGTTTTAGTCTATCTTGTTGGAGCAATCTATCTATCATATATTACGAAAATGCCAATAGATAAGGCTTTCTTAGCAACTATGGCTTTTATCCCAGGAGATATATTAAAAGCTATTGTTGTTTCTGTACTTTGCTATAAATTAAAAGAAATCAGCCCAATCAATGAAGTTATAAGATAA
- a CDS encoding DUF4401 domain-containing protein — translation MFEKIKRFFLLFSVIFLIAGVTSFTAYNWENMSNIEKLAVPSVLIIVGLVAYLFLKKEIYKNLAIFFSSFMIGTLFAVYGQVYQTGADVWILFRNWAIFLIIPMVVTGYYSLMILFSIVTAISTGFYLDLYLSGDIVPFLSSLIFGIILIVYPFLQKSFKFKFNNIFYNTMIGIFYICFMVSGSIAINANDYGFIAIILYLAFVGVVYLVAYGQLKKITVKVLSITALGVFGVAFIMKMIKNIFFADITVYILLSLLVIIGTIAGVVKSVSKLENENIKKFTNLVVGFLKILAFFLLIALVFSLLSSMGLEEGALIVVSIILIIFSYFAARMLKFEKDKLEIVAFIAGLICLGGYLRFYLEMKSLTVLLIVTIIYDVFWFTMPTRALDLLLLPLHYFLLGDFLIEKLEYVDYYYIIIFVALIIEGYFIYNKKLLSNEKIKRILCGNEFTLLVMSTVFYYTMGAATFLIAEVIDLPSYARYYNVVLVVFTAIIGLFIIFKEIKNPTLKIVLSLMLIALNYFAYSETLSLAITLLLMLVYAFRESKWGLAVSTLATVYVIFAYYISFYKTLLDKSIALSISGGLLLVAYLVLKYGFKGVEDNE, via the coding sequence ATGTTTGAGAAAATAAAGAGGTTTTTTCTCCTTTTCTCTGTTATATTTTTAATAGCTGGGGTGACATCATTCACAGCGTACAACTGGGAAAATATGTCTAATATTGAAAAATTAGCAGTTCCATCTGTATTAATTATAGTTGGACTTGTAGCTTATCTATTTTTGAAAAAGGAAATTTATAAAAATTTAGCAATATTCTTTTCTTCATTTATGATAGGAACATTGTTTGCAGTCTATGGTCAAGTATATCAAACAGGAGCAGATGTATGGATATTATTTAGAAATTGGGCTATATTTTTAATAATCCCAATGGTAGTAACAGGCTATTATTCTCTAATGATTTTATTTAGTATTGTTACAGCAATATCAACAGGTTTTTATTTAGACTTATATTTATCAGGGGATATTGTACCATTTTTATCTTCTTTAATTTTTGGAATAATACTAATAGTATATCCATTTTTACAAAAAAGTTTTAAATTTAAATTCAATAATATTTTCTATAATACAATGATAGGAATATTTTATATATGCTTTATGGTGAGTGGTTCTATTGCAATTAATGCAAATGACTATGGTTTTATTGCAATAATATTATATTTAGCATTTGTAGGAGTAGTTTATTTAGTAGCATATGGACAACTTAAAAAGATAACTGTGAAGGTACTTTCTATAACAGCTCTTGGAGTTTTTGGAGTAGCTTTTATTATGAAAATGATAAAAAATATATTTTTTGCAGATATAACTGTCTATATTTTATTGTCTCTTCTTGTTATTATAGGAACTATAGCTGGAGTAGTTAAATCTGTTTCAAAATTAGAAAATGAAAATATTAAAAAGTTTACAAATCTAGTTGTAGGTTTCTTAAAAATATTAGCATTTTTCTTGCTTATAGCTTTGGTATTTTCTTTATTAAGTTCTATGGGATTAGAAGAAGGAGCACTTATAGTAGTTTCTATTATTTTAATTATTTTTTCATATTTTGCAGCAAGAATGCTTAAATTTGAGAAAGATAAGTTAGAAATAGTTGCATTTATTGCAGGGCTTATATGTCTTGGAGGATACTTAAGATTTTATTTAGAAATGAAATCGTTAACTGTACTGTTAATAGTTACAATTATTTATGATGTGTTTTGGTTTACTATGCCAACAAGAGCATTGGATTTACTTCTATTACCTTTACATTATTTCTTATTAGGAGATTTTCTTATTGAAAAATTAGAGTATGTAGATTATTACTATATAATTATTTTTGTAGCTCTTATCATAGAGGGATATTTTATATACAATAAAAAATTGCTTTCAAATGAGAAAATCAAAAGAATTTTATGTGGAAATGAATTTACATTACTTGTAATGTCAACTGTATTCTATTATACTATGGGAGCAGCAACATTTTTAATAGCTGAAGTTATTGACCTTCCTAGCTATGCTAGATACTATAATGTAGTATTAGTTGTATTTACTGCAATAATTGGATTGTTTATAATCTTCAAGGAAATTAAAAATCCAACTTTAAAAATAGTTTTATCTCTTATGTTGATAGCTTTAAATTATTTTGCATATTCAGAAACTTTAAGTTTGGCTATTACTTTATTATTGATGTTAGTTTATGCTTTTAGAGAAAGTAAATGGGGACTTGCAGTTTCTACTTTGGCAACAGTCTATGTAATATTTGCTTATTATATTAGTTTTTATAAAACATTACTTGATAAATCAATAGCTCTAAGTATTTCAGGAGGACTACTTTTAGTAGCTTATTTAGTATTGAAATATGGATTTAAAGGGGTTGAGGATAATGAGTAA
- a CDS encoding GDYXXLXY domain-containing protein gives MSNSVKKILLIINIIILFVITGFSAMKEENYKKLDSYFYLELAPVDPRSILQGDYMTLNYDITDKVSDFIYNNRTYIYDGENENEVEEIRELRKLADAKKAYIAVRLDENKVAKFVKVTKEKTDEKDLLFIAYKTDGFDVNINANSYLFQEGTGNKYQDARYSKVVLVGDKLRLVDLRDKDFKEIK, from the coding sequence ATGAGTAATAGTGTAAAAAAAATACTTTTAATTATAAATATTATAATTCTTTTTGTGATAACAGGTTTTTCTGCAATGAAAGAAGAAAACTATAAAAAATTAGATAGTTATTTCTATTTAGAACTTGCACCTGTTGATCCTCGTTCAATTTTACAAGGTGATTATATGACTTTAAATTATGATATTACAGATAAAGTCAGTGATTTTATATATAATAACAGAACATATATTTATGATGGAGAAAATGAGAATGAAGTTGAGGAAATAAGAGAGTTAAGAAAGTTAGCAGATGCTAAAAAAGCATATATAGCTGTTCGTTTGGATGAAAATAAGGTAGCTAAATTTGTTAAAGTGACGAAAGAAAAAACTGATGAAAAAGACTTGCTTTTTATAGCTTACAAAACTGATGGATTTGATGTAAATATAAATGCTAATAGTTATTTATTCCAAGAAGGAACTGGAAATAAATATCAAGATGCTCGTTATTCAAAGGTTGTTTTAGTAGGTGATAAATTAAGATTGGTTGATTTAAGAGATAAAGATTTTAAAGAAATTAAATAA
- a CDS encoding helix-turn-helix domain-containing protein: MKLNFLNIKTPKEIQLEIAKNIRKRRKELKLTQEEFSRKSGVSFGSIKRFENTGEISLFSLIKIAIILECEDEFLNLFQQKQYNSIEEIINEQD; encoded by the coding sequence ATGAAACTAAATTTTTTAAATATTAAAACACCAAAAGAAATACAATTAGAAATAGCAAAAAATATTAGAAAAAGAAGAAAAGAATTAAAGTTAACACAGGAAGAGTTTTCAAGAAAATCGGGGGTGAGTTTTGGTTCAATAAAGCGTTTTGAAAACACTGGTGAAATTTCTCTTTTTTCTCTTATAAAAATTGCTATTATTTTAGAGTGTGAAGATGAATTTTTAAACTTATTTCAGCAAAAACAATATAATTCTATTGAGGAGATAATAAATGAACAAGATTAA
- a CDS encoding queuosine precursor transporter: protein MRHNIFLWFLMLVINFSCILFAYRKFGKIGLYIWVPISTILANVQVVILVNLFGLEATLGNILYAGGFLITDILSENYGKKAANTAVKIGFFSLIATTLIMQCAIHFKPLDISEGLAIFESVKGIFSLLPRLAIASLIAYLISQFHDVWLYHKIREFFPEKKFIWLRNNGSTMLSQLIDNVVFTTIAFYGVYPIDVMFNIFLSTYIIKFIVAICDTPFVYIADKMFRDKKIPEDI from the coding sequence ATGAGGCACAATATATTTCTTTGGTTTTTAATGTTGGTAATTAATTTTTCTTGTATACTTTTTGCTTATAGAAAATTTGGAAAGATAGGACTATACATTTGGGTTCCAATTTCTACAATTTTGGCAAATGTACAAGTTGTTATACTTGTAAATCTTTTTGGTTTAGAAGCAACTCTTGGAAATATACTATATGCAGGAGGATTTTTAATAACTGATATTTTAAGTGAAAACTATGGTAAAAAAGCTGCTAACACAGCAGTAAAAATTGGTTTTTTCTCTTTGATAGCAACAACTTTAATAATGCAATGTGCTATACACTTTAAACCTCTTGATATCTCAGAAGGCTTAGCTATATTTGAAAGTGTAAAAGGTATATTTTCATTGTTACCAAGATTAGCTATTGCCTCACTTATTGCATATTTAATATCTCAATTTCATGATGTTTGGTTATATCACAAAATTAGAGAATTCTTTCCTGAAAAAAAGTTTATCTGGCTTAGAAATAATGGAAGTACAATGTTAAGTCAACTTATAGACAATGTAGTATTCACAACTATTGCTTTCTATGGAGTGTACCCAATAGATGTAATGTTTAATATATTTTTATCAACATATATAATTAAATTTATTGTTGCTATCTGTGATACACCTTTTGTATATATTGCTGATAAGATGTTTAGAGATAAGAAGATACCAGAGGATATCTAA
- a CDS encoding radical SAM protein encodes MGIRYSKVEGKFQREIVLLKSFPCAYGKCSFCNYIEDNSNNEEEINRVNLEVLKEITGEFGILEVINSGSVFEIPKKTLEKIREVVYKKDIKILYFEIFYSYLSRLNEIIDYFNEKKKVEVRFRTGIESFDNDFRKKIYNKNIFLDEKKLEELSEKIYSVCLLIATQGQTKEMIKKDIEIGLKYFKAVTINIFVDNGTAVKRDVELVKWFVQDMKHLFNDDRIEILIDNKDLGVFEQ; translated from the coding sequence ATGGGAATTAGGTATAGTAAGGTAGAAGGAAAATTTCAAAGGGAAATAGTTCTCTTAAAGTCTTTTCCTTGTGCTTATGGGAAATGTAGTTTTTGTAATTACATAGAGGATAACTCAAATAATGAAGAAGAAATCAATAGAGTTAATTTAGAAGTTTTAAAGGAAATAACAGGAGAGTTTGGTATTTTAGAAGTTATAAATTCTGGTTCTGTATTTGAAATTCCTAAAAAAACTTTGGAAAAAATTAGAGAAGTTGTTTATAAAAAAGATATAAAAATTTTATATTTTGAGATTTTTTATTCTTATCTTTCTCGTTTAAATGAAATTATTGACTATTTCAATGAAAAGAAAAAAGTTGAAGTTAGATTTAGAACAGGAATAGAAAGTTTTGATAATGATTTTAGAAAAAAAATCTATAATAAAAATATATTTTTAGATGAAAAGAAATTAGAAGAATTATCAGAAAAAATATATTCAGTTTGTCTACTGATAGCAACTCAGGGACAAACAAAAGAAATGATAAAAAAGGACATTGAAATTGGCTTAAAATATTTTAAAGCTGTAACAATAAATATTTTTGTAGATAATGGAACAGCCGTAAAAAGAGATGTTGAGCTTGTAAAATGGTTTGTACAAGATATGAAACATCTTTTTAATGATGATAGAATTGAAATTTTAATAGATAATAAAGATTTGGGGGTTTTTGAACAATGA
- a CDS encoding L-threonylcarbamoyladenylate synthase — MEKYLKIDKISDISDDKWTLLSEEIKKGSLIIYPTDTVYGLGAIVTNEQSINNIYLAKSRSFSSPLIALLSSVDKVEEVAYVSDKNRELLKKLSKVFWPGALTVILKSKEHIPSIMVSGGDTIGVRIPNLDLAIKIIDLAGGILATTSANISGEATPKSYDELSEAIKSKVDILIDSGKCKLGEASTIIDLTSDVPKILRKGAISIEEIEKIIGRVG, encoded by the coding sequence ATGGAAAAATATTTAAAGATTGATAAAATCTCTGATATTAGTGATGATAAGTGGACTTTATTATCTGAAGAAATAAAAAAAGGTTCACTTATTATCTATCCAACTGATACTGTCTATGGTTTAGGTGCTATTGTTACTAATGAACAAAGTATTAATAATATCTATCTTGCAAAGAGTAGAAGTTTTTCTTCTCCTCTTATTGCACTTTTAAGTTCTGTTGATAAGGTTGAAGAAGTTGCCTATGTTTCTGATAAAAATAGAGAACTATTAAAAAAATTATCCAAGGTTTTCTGGCCAGGTGCATTAACTGTAATACTAAAAAGTAAAGAACATATACCTAGTATTATGGTTTCTGGCGGAGATACTATTGGTGTAAGAATACCTAATTTAGATTTAGCTATAAAAATTATAGATTTAGCAGGAGGAATTTTAGCCACAACAAGTGCTAATATTTCAGGGGAAGCTACTCCAAAATCTTATGATGAATTATCTGAGGCTATAAAGTCAAAAGTTGATATTTTAATAGATTCTGGAAAATGTAAATTAGGTGAGGCTTCAACTATAATTGATTTAACTTCTGATGTTCCCAAAATACTTAGAAAAGGTGCAATATCAATAGAAGAAATTGAAAAAATAATTGGAAGAGTGGGGTGA
- a CDS encoding ribose-phosphate diphosphokinase, which translates to MINFNNVKIFSGNSNLELAKKIAEKAGLQLGKAEIQRFKDGEVYIEIEETVRGRDVFVVQSTSEPVNENLMELLIFVDALKRASAKTINVIIPYYGYARQDRKSKPREPITSKLVANLLTTAGVNRVVAMDLHADQIQGFFDIPLDHMQALPLMARYFKEKGFKGDEVVVVSPDVGGVKRARKLAEKLDCKIAIIDKRRPKPNMSEVMNLIGEVEGKIAIFIDDMIDTAGTITNGADAIAQRGAKEVYACCTHAVFSDPAIERLEKSVLKEIVITDSIALPERKKIDKIKILSVDSVFANAIDRITNNQSVSELFN; encoded by the coding sequence ATGATAAATTTTAATAATGTTAAAATTTTCTCTGGAAATTCAAATTTAGAATTAGCTAAAAAAATAGCTGAAAAAGCAGGTTTACAACTTGGAAAAGCAGAAATTCAAAGATTCAAAGATGGAGAAGTCTATATTGAAATTGAAGAAACTGTTAGAGGAAGAGATGTCTTTGTTGTTCAATCTACTTCTGAGCCAGTAAATGAAAATCTTATGGAACTTCTAATATTTGTTGATGCTTTAAAAAGAGCCTCAGCTAAAACAATAAATGTTATTATTCCATATTATGGCTATGCTAGACAAGATAGAAAATCTAAGCCAAGAGAACCAATTACTTCTAAACTTGTTGCAAATTTACTTACAACAGCTGGTGTAAATAGGGTTGTTGCTATGGATTTACATGCTGACCAAATTCAAGGTTTCTTTGATATTCCTCTTGACCATATGCAAGCATTACCTTTAATGGCAAGATATTTTAAAGAAAAAGGATTTAAAGGAGATGAAGTTGTTGTTGTTTCTCCTGATGTTGGTGGAGTGAAAAGAGCTAGAAAATTAGCTGAAAAACTGGATTGTAAAATAGCAATTATTGATAAAAGAAGACCTAAACCAAATATGTCAGAAGTTATGAATTTAATTGGGGAAGTTGAAGGAAAAATTGCTATATTTATAGATGATATGATAGATACAGCTGGAACAATAACAAATGGTGCAGATGCAATAGCTCAAAGAGGTGCAAAAGAAGTTTATGCTTGTTGCACTCATGCAGTATTTTCTGACCCTGCAATAGAAAGATTAGAAAAAAGTGTTTTAAAAGAAATAGTGATTACAGATTCAATAGCCTTACCTGAAAGAAAAAAAATAGACAAAATTAAAATATTATCAGTAGATTCTGTTTTTGCAAATGCAATAGATAGAATAACTAACAATCAATCTGTTTCAGAGCTATTTAATTAA